A genome region from Coprococcus phoceensis includes the following:
- a CDS encoding Spy0128 family protein encodes MKILDLKKVTIILVTMLLFLSMQISAFASDNCTVVKIPVRQIFDSEVEGIADEFSYIMTTDQSDAPMPAGSCNMQYSWTMEKNAATEIILNVKTAGQYHYNIYQTTEKKDDYKYDQNRYYVTVEAYYNESNQLKVVTIVANEKGEKIEAISFKNSYIGEEKPNPTQPSNPSQPSGPSNSDESGKINSVKTGDDSPVMGYFLLLFGSLICLSVLIHKKQKRNKGESQDEA; translated from the coding sequence ATGAAAATCCTTGATTTAAAAAAAGTAACTATCATATTGGTGACTATGCTCCTTTTTCTGAGCATGCAGATATCAGCTTTTGCATCTGATAATTGTACTGTAGTAAAAATTCCGGTGAGACAGATTTTTGACAGTGAAGTGGAAGGCATTGCAGATGAATTTTCTTATATTATGACAACAGATCAAAGCGACGCACCAATGCCCGCCGGAAGCTGCAATATGCAGTATTCCTGGACAATGGAAAAGAATGCAGCAACAGAGATTATACTGAATGTAAAAACAGCAGGACAGTATCATTATAACATTTATCAGACGACAGAAAAAAAGGATGATTATAAATATGATCAAAACAGGTACTATGTGACTGTCGAGGCTTACTATAATGAATCGAATCAGTTAAAAGTTGTCACAATTGTAGCAAATGAGAAGGGGGAGAAAATAGAAGCAATCTCTTTTAAGAATAGTTATATTGGAGAAGAGAAGCCAAATCCAACACAGCCCTCAAACCCGTCACAACCATCTGGTCCGTCCAATTCAGATGAATCAGGAAAGATCAATAGTGTAAAGACTGGAGATGACAGTCCTGTTATGGGATATTTCTTATTGCTGTTTGGTTCACTGATTTGTCTAAGCGTTTTAATCCATAAAAAGCAGAAAAGAAATAAGGGAGAATCACAAGATGAGGCATAA
- a CDS encoding Rrf2 family transcriptional regulator: protein MQLKNSTDYAIRIVCYLAAQERMVSTSELSRKLNVSANYVPKIAKKLKNAKIVTACEGINGGYMLAKQPENISLMEIISCVEETMAINRCLEEDRFCSRNLEDTCKIHKILLSLQNTYNNKLESVKVSDVIRPGEDEYFGRFYVVLKLSLKEKSYECVYSHIREVYEKARKTENYEEFISQYVERYVYASDKKMVQDFLSSEGLEERLVDGCMEKDLPYRRITGKDKNAYVWMEAKKYIDANENTAIITLHNEKIVQNTVIKMERELIKKEQDMAKQYWDMVSLLTTLLNHNHLVEAGYQDDISFYTKQVYLQLQNKYPEYGITDEEIASVAHLAPIHDIGKIKVPLEILNKNGKLTDEEMNVVKQHPLVGAAMTQRFPEGVTTEKLNQYSYEICRHHHERYDGSGYPDGLKGNAIPMCAQVVGIVDAYDALINDRPYKRKYEPEEAIQMISNGECGAFSNQLMQCFQEAAKQQKWLKRKKLK from the coding sequence ATGCAACTAAAAAATTCAACAGATTACGCAATTAGAATTGTATGTTACTTAGCAGCACAGGAACGGATGGTATCTACATCAGAATTATCACGGAAGCTAAATGTTTCTGCTAATTATGTTCCTAAAATAGCGAAAAAACTGAAAAATGCAAAAATAGTCACTGCCTGTGAAGGGATAAATGGTGGCTATATGCTGGCAAAACAACCGGAGAATATTTCTCTGATGGAAATTATATCGTGTGTAGAGGAAACAATGGCAATTAATCGTTGTTTGGAAGAAGATCGTTTTTGTTCCAGAAATTTGGAAGATACCTGCAAGATACATAAAATATTGTTGAGCTTGCAGAATACATACAATAATAAATTAGAGAGTGTAAAGGTTTCAGACGTTATCCGCCCTGGAGAAGATGAATATTTTGGAAGATTTTATGTTGTATTAAAACTGAGCTTAAAGGAAAAAAGCTACGAGTGTGTGTATTCACATATCCGTGAAGTATATGAGAAAGCAAGAAAAACAGAAAACTATGAAGAGTTCATAAGCCAATATGTAGAAAGATACGTGTATGCTTCTGACAAAAAAATGGTTCAGGACTTCTTATCAAGTGAAGGATTAGAAGAAAGATTAGTTGATGGATGTATGGAAAAAGATCTTCCGTACCGTAGAATTACCGGAAAAGATAAGAATGCATATGTTTGGATGGAAGCAAAAAAATATATAGATGCAAATGAGAATACTGCAATTATTACCTTACATAATGAGAAGATTGTCCAGAACACAGTTATAAAGATGGAACGAGAACTCATAAAAAAAGAACAGGATATGGCAAAGCAGTATTGGGATATGGTATCACTTTTAACTACTCTATTGAATCATAATCATTTAGTTGAAGCAGGATACCAAGACGATATCAGTTTCTATACGAAACAGGTATATCTTCAATTGCAGAATAAATATCCGGAATACGGGATTACGGATGAAGAAATAGCGTCAGTAGCTCATTTGGCACCGATTCATGATATTGGAAAGATAAAAGTACCACTTGAAATTTTAAATAAAAATGGAAAATTGACGGATGAAGAAATGAATGTAGTAAAGCAACATCCATTAGTAGGTGCAGCGATGACCCAGAGATTCCCAGAGGGGGTAACAACGGAAAAGCTGAATCAATATAGCTATGAAATATGCAGACATCACCATGAAAGATATGATGGATCAGGATATCCGGACGGTTTAAAAGGGAATGCGATTCCGATGTGTGCACAGGTCGTTGGGATTGTTGATGCTTACGATGCATTGATCAATGATCGTCCATACAAAAGGAAATATGAACCTGAAGAGGCAATCCAGATGATTTCAAATGGTGAATGCGGAGCATTTTCCAATCAGCTGATGCAATGCTTTCAGGAGGCAGCAAAGCAGCAAAAATGGCTAAAAAGGAAAAAATTAAAGTAA
- a CDS encoding DUF7601 domain-containing protein gives MWTFTPDDVYEMSGYNLDIPAFHTKRGYRVIHMVVNGTSIQASSESGVSEVPISKGDSVSSAPGKLSLITKMTDSYTTTRGDEKNCSYEYKMDLKVRTGKFEDYNFTLVPYKEERGKQAVTVRLYTNQTRSGEGLDVVMWDYEKQALVPVKDNQTIDMDPVTYNGSKNIRQVRIFFAKPKAGYEFTNGLQNAIGVMYGQPHGDNPSGDGKKNDADAGNIDAMTATSLIRGNNSFKIYDDQWQAAQKAAKEKGYTRYLAWGGAKPLLTDNDWRLYSASFMVASSSLYVHYNSGAGMGVLPNNADVKNIPDNPKTRSYNNTPMHSYGKDLETGKGIRTIGTTFIMGEGWAEPTCEGYEFIGWKLKNKAGKLSQETYSNGELFTISDENYGYANNTNLPVFASKNYTGYQIVAQWKKTAKKEIKVEHYLKIPDGTEKLEKTTSGTISFSADGETVKAFANPEPDGTFPGYVFDESDKRNTLEKDVENGALSEPVVLKLYYKPTVLQVSKTVAGYNQEPNKEFTFTLTATPPAGADPGISQIKDGQIYITKGSKATAIPLSFANNQATFTLKKDESVKINCLPTGWSYKVSEEDPGKNYKTTYKINNGSATDGRDASFKMDKEINIAFINKSTMEPPVTGRTLANNGLMVLMFLVLAISIVGMVFFKGIKKKN, from the coding sequence ATGTGGACTTTTACACCAGATGATGTTTATGAAATGTCAGGCTACAACTTAGATATTCCTGCTTTTCATACGAAAAGAGGCTACCGTGTAATACATATGGTGGTGAATGGTACTTCCATTCAAGCCTCTTCTGAGAGCGGAGTGAGTGAGGTGCCAATAAGTAAAGGCGATAGTGTTTCATCGGCTCCAGGTAAATTAAGTTTAATTACCAAGATGACAGATAGCTACACAACTACTAGAGGTGATGAAAAAAATTGTTCTTATGAATATAAGATGGATTTGAAAGTCCGAACCGGTAAATTTGAGGATTATAATTTTACCTTAGTACCATACAAAGAAGAGCGCGGAAAGCAGGCTGTGACAGTAAGGCTATATACGAATCAAACCCGAAGCGGCGAAGGTTTGGACGTAGTTATGTGGGACTATGAGAAACAAGCACTGGTTCCTGTAAAAGATAATCAAACCATAGATATGGACCCAGTAACGTATAATGGAAGTAAAAACATAAGACAGGTACGAATTTTCTTTGCCAAGCCAAAAGCCGGGTATGAATTTACAAATGGACTTCAAAATGCTATTGGTGTTATGTATGGACAGCCTCATGGCGACAATCCTAGTGGGGATGGAAAAAAGAATGATGCTGATGCTGGTAACATAGATGCAATGACAGCTACGTCACTTATAAGAGGGAATAATTCCTTTAAAATATATGATGATCAATGGCAGGCTGCACAAAAAGCTGCGAAGGAAAAAGGTTATACCAGATATTTAGCGTGGGGAGGTGCAAAACCTTTACTAACAGATAATGACTGGCGTTTATATTCTGCCTCTTTCATGGTTGCATCCAGTAGCCTATATGTACATTATAATTCCGGTGCCGGTATGGGAGTGCTTCCTAACAATGCAGATGTGAAGAACATTCCGGATAATCCGAAGACAAGGAGTTATAACAACACTCCTATGCATTCTTATGGAAAGGATCTGGAAACTGGAAAGGGAATAAGAACTATAGGTACTACCTTTATTATGGGTGAAGGTTGGGCAGAACCCACTTGCGAAGGCTATGAATTTATAGGATGGAAGCTGAAAAACAAAGCTGGTAAGTTAAGTCAAGAGACATATAGTAACGGTGAACTCTTTACGATTTCTGATGAGAATTACGGATATGCAAATAATACGAATCTGCCTGTATTTGCATCTAAAAATTATACAGGATATCAGATTGTTGCACAGTGGAAAAAAACAGCCAAAAAAGAAATAAAGGTTGAGCATTATCTCAAGATACCGGATGGAACGGAAAAACTTGAGAAGACAACTTCAGGAACCATTTCATTTTCTGCTGACGGCGAGACCGTTAAGGCGTTTGCGAACCCTGAGCCGGATGGAACATTTCCAGGTTATGTATTTGATGAAAGTGATAAGCGAAATACATTAGAAAAGGATGTGGAGAACGGTGCTTTATCAGAGCCTGTCGTATTAAAACTGTATTATAAACCTACTGTCTTGCAAGTCAGTAAAACAGTGGCAGGATATAATCAGGAACCGAATAAAGAATTTACATTTACACTTACAGCAACTCCACCTGCAGGAGCAGATCCGGGCATATCGCAGATTAAGGACGGACAGATTTATATTACAAAAGGGTCTAAGGCGACAGCAATACCCCTTTCTTTTGCAAATAACCAAGCGACCTTTACATTAAAAAAAGATGAATCTGTAAAGATTAATTGTCTGCCGACAGGCTGGTCATATAAGGTGTCCGAAGAGGATCCGGGTAAGAATTATAAGACAACATATAAAATAAATAATGGTTCCGCCACAGATGGAAGAGATGCATCTTTCAAGATGGACAAAGAAATAAACATTGCGTTTATTAATAAATCAACAATGGAACCGCCTGTAACAGGACGAACACTTGCAAACAATGGCCTGATGGTTTTGATGTTTTTAGTTCTTGCTATCAGTATAGTTGGTATGGTATTCTTTAAAGGAATAAAAAAGAAGAACTGA
- the srtB gene encoding class B sortase codes for MKKAAKFLVKIVDHMVNFIALLLILMVMFLSCYMLWDSNQVYQAADAKNYEAYIPTEKHTKSFEELQKINPDIIGWIRINETNVNYPLLQAEDDDTYMNTDAEGKYSLSGSIFLHCANKPDFSDFNNMIYGHHMEKHIMFGDVGLFTDKEYFDEHPYGNLFFDGKDHGIEFYALIQADAYNERLFSVSSEEPEAKQAYLQEISDNALYKRNFELTENDHLVLLITCTSEMTNGRNILVGRLTDQVYPEKEKAKNLGTGIDEFKEMMIQVPAIYWILLLIIVLLIVDRKMKKGKKKHENP; via the coding sequence ATGAAAAAAGCAGCAAAGTTTTTAGTCAAAATAGTCGATCATATGGTGAATTTTATAGCGTTATTGCTGATTCTTATGGTAATGTTCCTGTCATGCTATATGTTATGGGATTCCAATCAGGTATATCAGGCGGCTGATGCGAAGAACTACGAAGCCTATATTCCAACAGAAAAACATACGAAATCTTTTGAAGAATTGCAGAAAATCAATCCGGATATTATTGGCTGGATTCGAATAAATGAAACAAACGTTAATTATCCGCTGCTTCAGGCAGAAGATGATGATACTTATATGAATACGGATGCCGAAGGCAAGTATTCTTTAAGTGGTTCCATATTTTTGCACTGTGCAAACAAACCGGATTTTTCCGATTTTAACAATATGATTTATGGACACCATATGGAAAAACACATAATGTTTGGAGATGTGGGGCTATTCACAGATAAGGAGTATTTTGACGAACATCCATACGGAAATCTTTTTTTTGATGGAAAAGATCATGGAATTGAATTTTATGCATTGATCCAGGCAGATGCTTATAATGAACGGCTGTTCAGTGTCAGTTCAGAGGAACCGGAAGCAAAACAGGCGTATCTGCAGGAAATATCAGACAATGCTTTATATAAAAGAAACTTTGAACTTACGGAAAATGACCATTTGGTTCTTCTGATAACATGTACTTCAGAGATGACAAATGGAAGAAATATATTAGTAGGAAGGCTTACGGATCAGGTCTATCCTGAGAAAGAGAAAGCCAAGAATCTGGGAACGGGAATTGATGAATTTAAAGAAATGATGATTCAGGTGCCGGCTATTTACTGGATACTTTTGCTTATTATCGTACTATTGATAGTAGATAGAAAAATGAAGAAGGGAAAGAAAAAACATGAAAATCCTTGA
- a CDS encoding PucR family transcriptional regulator, with the protein MGYTVKDLLESNKFPEMQLISDHSGIDREIKGARIIEMPEMEKFLVGGELLLTSMRAYEDTEEDVFLYHLKELDKKQISGFIVKCYQRTEHLKRLFNILMEFSQEYHLPVIEISEDLYFWGIIKHILLQLCDIETAKLKYFKMTHDNLSNILLNMIDSRESIERIFFLISTMLGNPVGLYNADGTCFFSSNSETQDFRMEKNITEYKPEIITRYQYLCQKRKNTKYVEYIKKLDIFKRQEMYFVVSEQNEPLGKLDFIALENIIITLQFSLIRHVIEENLEKRHLRDLEYRMLDGSLSNDEENEVAGMLGLNDAEIYRVVTFRMDAIKNIEKFTNAQIKETEMVEKEIIRYLPREHIFLQTNQIVYIHRETERETGLEFRKKLEKLQQTIQEFLVNRGVEIDFLIGIGKTVTGYHELKESFKSSKIALKYIKVIRRIIGDEDKSVIDSTKIGFFNHVLEKMKDINQLQAFIPESLNKLRQHDIQKNGELVDTLECYLNVNQSLKKTSELMFIHYRTASYRLQKIIEITNIDFNNPAEVLSVRIGLIAIRVLEVM; encoded by the coding sequence ATGGGGTATACAGTAAAGGACTTGCTTGAATCAAACAAATTCCCGGAAATGCAGCTGATAAGTGATCATTCCGGAATTGATCGTGAAATTAAAGGAGCCCGAATCATTGAAATGCCAGAAATGGAAAAATTCCTGGTGGGGGGGGAGCTGCTCCTAACGAGTATGAGAGCCTATGAGGATACAGAGGAAGATGTTTTTTTGTATCATTTAAAAGAATTGGATAAAAAGCAGATAAGTGGATTTATAGTAAAGTGCTATCAGAGAACTGAACACCTGAAAAGACTGTTTAATATTTTAATGGAATTTTCGCAGGAGTATCATTTGCCCGTGATAGAAATTTCTGAGGATTTGTATTTTTGGGGAATTATTAAGCATATACTACTTCAGTTGTGTGATATTGAAACTGCAAAACTGAAATATTTTAAGATGACACATGATAATTTAAGTAATATTTTACTGAACATGATAGATTCAAGGGAATCTATAGAGAGAATATTTTTCTTGATCAGTACCATGCTCGGGAATCCGGTCGGTTTATATAACGCAGATGGAACCTGTTTTTTTTCAAGTAATTCGGAAACACAGGATTTTAGAATGGAAAAAAATATTACGGAATATAAGCCTGAAATTATCACAAGATATCAATATTTGTGTCAAAAAAGGAAAAATACGAAGTATGTTGAATACATTAAGAAACTCGATATTTTTAAAAGGCAAGAAATGTATTTTGTTGTTTCAGAACAGAATGAACCGTTAGGAAAATTGGATTTTATCGCATTAGAGAATATTATCATTACATTACAGTTTAGTTTGATCAGACATGTAATAGAAGAGAATCTTGAAAAACGACATCTAAGAGATTTGGAATATCGTATGCTGGATGGTTCGCTGTCAAATGATGAAGAAAATGAAGTTGCAGGTATGCTTGGTCTTAATGATGCAGAGATATATCGGGTTGTCACTTTCCGTATGGATGCAATAAAGAATATAGAAAAATTTACCAATGCCCAGATAAAAGAAACAGAAATGGTCGAAAAGGAAATTATACGTTATTTACCGAGGGAGCATATTTTTTTGCAAACCAACCAGATTGTATATATTCACAGAGAAACGGAACGGGAAACCGGATTGGAATTTCGTAAAAAACTGGAGAAACTGCAGCAAACGATACAAGAATTTCTAGTTAATAGGGGAGTTGAAATAGATTTTCTGATTGGTATAGGTAAAACTGTCACAGGATACCATGAATTGAAGGAGTCTTTTAAATCTTCTAAAATTGCGCTTAAATATATTAAAGTTATTAGACGAATAATCGGAGACGAGGATAAGTCAGTTATAGATAGTACAAAGATAGGATTCTTTAATCATGTACTGGAAAAGATGAAAGATATAAATCAGTTGCAAGCGTTTATACCAGAGTCATTGAATAAACTTCGCCAGCACGATATTCAGAAAAATGGAGAGCTGGTTGATACATTGGAATGTTATCTGAATGTCAACCAAAGCTTAAAAAAGACTTCTGAATTAATGTTTATTCATTATCGAACTGCTTCATATCGTTTGCAGAAAATAATAGAAATAACGAATATAGATTTTAATAATCCAGCAGAAGTGCTTAGTGTTCGAATTGGATTGATAGCAATTCGAGTTCTTGAAGTAATGTAG
- a CDS encoding RrF2 family transcriptional regulator gives MQLKITTDYAIRIVYYLACRGEVITASELAYELKIPESYIPKITKKLKEANIITACEGIKGGYSLVKKTEDISLFDIISSTEVTMKLNRCLEEDGFCSRNATEHCKVHKILLDVQQTYDNLLKGIKVSEIIKPDADGLSE, from the coding sequence ATGCAATTAAAAATTACAACGGATTATGCGATCAGAATAGTATATTATCTGGCTTGTCGTGGTGAAGTAATCACTGCGTCTGAGTTAGCTTACGAATTAAAGATTCCAGAAAGCTATATTCCAAAGATCACAAAAAAATTAAAAGAAGCGAATATAATTACAGCTTGCGAAGGAATAAAAGGTGGGTATTCACTTGTGAAAAAAACAGAAGATATTTCTCTGTTTGACATAATATCCTCCACGGAAGTAACCATGAAATTAAATCGTTGTTTAGAAGAGGATGGGTTTTGTTCCAGAAATGCAACAGAGCATTGTAAAGTACATAAAATATTGCTGGATGTGCAGCAAACTTATGACAATCTACTAAAGGGCATAAAGGTCTCGGAGATTATAAAACCAGATGCCGATGGGTTATCAGAATAG
- a CDS encoding DUF7601 domain-containing protein, whose translation MSMKKFTKKMLAIVAAGAMTMGLAMPAMAADQTTTDTTNNAKEAYISKIYNTEVGKAEKFSFTATQITDGNDVIKTAHTVTIPTISFESTDLGTTTKRAKIDCGTFTEAGKYSYTVKENAEADPVVAKTEYEELIMSKAEYRMDVYVQDTDSGFEINKIIVNILKDDKGEEFEEGTGIIGKVDIGDSDKNGFKFVNTYVQEAGTGERPDPSNPDPDYTANGSLNVLKKVVKNVNSEDATAPDSNEEFDFTAEFTFPAGTDQATLGGVKANGTVIDLTDGKTHTFKLKDNENMKFTELPVGTTIKVTEAAKANYKGSTVVTLNGVETSKAATKYNEAITASGKLGQKKNIVDVTNKFNNVPTTGIIMNTLPYVLMVALCAVALFGFVAFKRKKVQK comes from the coding sequence ATGAGCATGAAAAAATTCACCAAGAAAATGCTCGCTATTGTCGCAGCAGGTGCTATGACAATGGGACTGGCAATGCCGGCAATGGCAGCGGATCAAACAACGACAGACACAACAAATAATGCAAAGGAAGCCTATATCAGTAAGATCTATAATACTGAGGTGGGAAAGGCAGAAAAATTCAGCTTTACTGCAACACAGATTACAGATGGAAATGATGTGATAAAGACTGCTCATACTGTTACAATTCCAACAATCAGTTTTGAATCAACTGATCTTGGAACAACCACAAAAAGAGCTAAGATTGATTGCGGAACTTTTACTGAGGCTGGTAAATATTCCTATACAGTAAAAGAGAATGCAGAGGCTGATCCAGTTGTTGCAAAAACAGAATATGAAGAGTTAATCATGTCCAAGGCAGAATACAGAATGGATGTATATGTTCAAGATACAGATAGTGGATTTGAGATTAATAAGATTATTGTAAATATATTAAAAGATGACAAGGGCGAGGAATTTGAAGAAGGAACAGGAATAATCGGTAAAGTGGATATTGGAGATTCAGACAAGAATGGCTTCAAATTTGTCAACACTTATGTTCAGGAAGCAGGTACAGGTGAAAGACCAGATCCTTCAAATCCAGATCCTGACTATACTGCAAACGGTTCCTTAAATGTATTGAAGAAGGTTGTAAAGAATGTAAACTCTGAAGATGCAACTGCACCTGATTCTAATGAAGAATTTGACTTCACAGCAGAGTTTACTTTCCCAGCAGGAACAGATCAGGCAACTCTTGGTGGCGTAAAAGCAAATGGTACTGTGATTGATCTTACAGATGGCAAGACTCATACATTTAAACTGAAAGATAACGAAAATATGAAATTCACAGAACTTCCAGTAGGAACAACAATTAAAGTTACTGAGGCTGCAAAAGCAAACTACAAGGGAAGCACTGTAGTTACACTTAATGGTGTAGAGACATCTAAAGCAGCAACAAAATACAATGAAGCAATTACAGCCAGTGGTAAACTCGGCCAGAAAAAGAACATTGTTGACGTAACCAACAAATTCAACAACGTACCAACAACTGGTATTATCATGAACACTCTTCCATACGTTCTGATGGTTGCTCTTTGTGCTGTAGCACTGTTTGGATTCGTTGCTTTCAAACGCAAAAAAGTACAGAAATAA
- the lepB gene encoding signal peptidase I, with translation MKNETERSNENNNIVQETSVAQDIVQLLLKIAFIILAVFLIFTFLYGIVRINDVSMKPAIKDGDLVMYYRLDKRFISGDVAVFKDDGRTTVGRVVAVAGDTVDITKNGLKINGAEQISQDIYFDTTQFKDGVDFPVTVGSGQVFILGDNRPQASDSRIYGCIDIKDVKGKVIAIIRSRGI, from the coding sequence ATGAAGAACGAAACTGAACGGTCAAATGAAAACAACAATATAGTACAGGAAACATCTGTAGCACAGGATATTGTTCAGTTGTTATTGAAGATTGCATTTATTATCTTAGCAGTATTTCTTATTTTTACATTTCTCTATGGAATTGTAAGAATAAATGATGTCTCCATGAAACCGGCAATCAAAGACGGTGATCTGGTCATGTATTACCGATTGGATAAAAGGTTTATTTCCGGTGACGTTGCAGTGTTTAAAGACGACGGCAGAACCACGGTCGGACGTGTTGTGGCGGTAGCGGGAGACACCGTTGACATTACCAAAAACGGACTAAAGATAAATGGTGCAGAACAGATATCTCAGGACATTTACTTTGATACCACCCAATTCAAAGATGGAGTGGATTTCCCGGTCACAGTCGGGAGCGGCCAGGTATTTATACTTGGAGATAACAGACCTCAGGCATCGGACAGCCGAATTTATGGTTGTATTGATATAAAAGATGTCAAAGGAAAAGTCATCGCGATTATTCGGAGCAGGGGAATTTAA